Sequence from the Streptomyces sp. NBC_00358 genome:
GATTGAGCTCGGCCCGATTGGGCGGCTGTAGTGCCCCGATGGCCCGCGCTCGAAAACTGCGGGACAATCAGGACGGGTGAAGTCGGCTGTACCGTCGTCTCTTCAAGGAGGACGCTTCCGACATGAAGGCCGTCGTGATGGCCGGCGGCGAAGGCACACGCCTTCGCCCAATGACCTCAAGCATGCCCAAGCCGCTCCTGCCGGTGGTGAACCGCCCGATCATGGAGCATGTGCTCAGGCTGCTCAAGAGGCATGGGCTCAGCGAGACCGTCGTCACGGTCCAGTTCCTGGCCTCAATGGTCAAGAACTACTTCGGTGATGGTGAAGAGCTCGGCATGGAGCTCACCTATGCCAATGAGGAGAAGCCACTCGGTACCGCCGGGAGCGTCAAGAACGCCGAGGAGGCGTTGAAGGACGACGCCTTCCTCGTCATCTCCGGCGATGCTCTCACCGACTTCGATCTCACCGAACTCATCAACTTCCACAAGGAGAAGGGCGCGCTCGTCACCGTCTGTCTGACGCGCGTCCCCAATCCGCTGGAATTCGGTATCACCATCGTGGACGAAGAGGGCAAGGTCGAGCGCTTCCTGGAGAAGCCGACCTGGGGCCAGGTCTTCTCGGACACCGTGAACACGGGCATCTACGTCATGGAGCCCGAAGTCTTCGACTACGTCGACGCCGATGTCTCCGTCGACTGGTCCGGCGACGTCTTCCCCCAGCTGATGAAGGAAGGCAAGCCGGTCTACGGCTATATCGCCGAGGGCTACTGGGAGGACGTCGGCACGCACGAGAGCTATGTGAAGGCCCAGGCCGACGTCCTGGAGGGCAAGGTCGACGTCGAACTCGACGGGTTCGAGATCTCCCCGGGCGTATGGGTGGCCGAAGGCGCCGAGGTGCATCCCGACGCCGTACTGCGCGGGCCGCTCTACATCGGTGACTACGCCAAGGTCGAGGCGAACGCCGAGATCCGCGAACACACCGTCGTCGGCTCCAACGTCGTGGTCAAGAACGGCGCGTTCCTCCACCGGGCCGTCGTGCACGACAACGTGTACATCGGTCAGCACAGCAATCTGCGCGGCTGCGTGGTCGGCAAGAACACGGACATCATGCGTGCCGCCCGGATCGAGGACGGCGCCGTGATCGGCGACGAGTGCCTGGTCGGTGAAGAATCGATCATTCAGGGCAACGTCCGCGTCTATCCGTTCAAGACCATCGAGGCCGGCGCCTTCGTCAACACCTCGGTGATCTGGGAGTCGCGCGGTCAGGCCCACCTCTTCGGAGCCCGTGGTGTCTCGGGGATCCTGAACGTCGAGATCACCCCGGAACTGGTGGTGCGACTGGCGGGGGCCTATGCGACGACCCTCAAGAAGGGTTCCACCGTCACCACGGCCCGTGACCACTCCCGAGGTGCCCGCGCGCTGAAGCGAGCCGTGATCTCGGCGTTGCAGACCAGCGCCATCGACGTACGCGACCTCGAGAACGTACCGCTCCCTGTGGCCCGGCAGCAGACGGCCCGGGGCAGCGCGGGCGGAATCATGATCCGGACGACGCCCGGAGTGCCGGACTCCGTCGACATCATGTTCTTCGACGGGCAGGGTGCGGACCTCTCGCAGGGCGGGCAGCGGAAGCTGGACCGGGTCTTCGCGCGGCAGGAGTACCGGCGCGCGTTCCCGGGTGAGATCGGGGACCTGCACTTTCCCGCCAGCGTCTTCGACTCGTACACGGGATCGCTGCTGCGGAACGTCGACACCACCGGTATCGCCGATTCCGGGCTGAAAGTGGTCGTCGACGCGTCCAACGGCAGTGCCGGACTGGTCCTGCCCAGCCTTCTGGGCAAGCTCGGTGTGGACTCCCTGGTGATCAATCCCGGTCTCGACGAGTCCAGGCCGACCGAGACGGTGGAGACGCGGCGGGCCGGCCTGGTGCGGCTGGGCGAGATCGTCGCGTCCGCGCGGGCCGCGTTCGGAGTGCGCTTCGACCCGGTGGGCGAGCGGCTCTCGCTCGTCGACGAGAAGGGGCGGATCGTCGAGGACGACCGGGCCCTGCTCGTCATGCTCGACCTGGTGGCCGCCGAGCGGCGCAGCGGGCGCGTGGCACTGCCGGTCACCACCACTCGGATCGCCGAGCAGGTGGCGGCGTACCACGGCACGCAGGTGGAATGGACGACCACGTCGCCGGACGACCTGACGAGGGTCGGCCGCGAGGAATCGACGATCTTCGGCGGCGACGCGCGCGGCGGGTTCATCATTCCCGAGTTCAGCGGCGTCTTCGACGGCGCGGCCGCGTTCGTACGGCTCATCGGGCTGGTGGCGCGGACTCAGCTCACGCTCAGCCAGATCGACGCGCGGATTCCGCGGGCGCACGTCCTCAAGCGGGACCTCGCGACTCCGTGGGCCGTGAAGGGTCTGGTGATGCGCCGGGTCGTGGAGGAGGCGGGAGACCGCTTCGTGGACACGACGGACGGCGTACGGGTCGTGGAGACGGACGGGCGCTGGGTGATGGTGCTGCCGGACCCTGCCGAGGCGGTCACCCATCTGTGGGCTGAGGGTCCGGACGACGCCTCCGCGGAGGCTCTGCTCGACGAGTGGTCGGCCGTTGTGGACAGCGCCGGCCGCTGAAACGATCTTCACTCGTGCGTGTCGGACATGTGTCCCCAAGGGGGCCTGTCCGGCACGCTGGTGGGGCCATTCGGAGGTAGCACCCACGACGTGCGACGATGTGCGGCATGCCGCAGCAGCCCCCCGTTCGGAGCAGTGCTCCGCGCCCCTCGCGCCCGGACGCCTCCATGTCGCTGCTCACCAACGTCATGGACCACAGCCTCGACGAGGGGTACGCCGAGGCGGCAGCCCGTAGGGAGGCCGAGGGCGTCGGTGGCATGCCCAAGACGGTCCGGGCCAAGCTCGGTCTCGCCGCGGGTCTGGTGCTCGCGGCGCTCGTGGTCACCGTGGGGGCGGCGAACGCGCGGATAGCGGCCCCTGTCGTCGCCAAGGAGCGTCAGGAGCTCATCGACCGGGTCGGGCGCGAGACGTCGGCCGCGGACAAGCTGGAGAGCGGTGTCGACACCCTGCGTGCCGATGTGAGCGCCCGCCAGCGTGCGGCGCTCAAGAAGGACGGCGGGGGGCAGGCCGACCTGGTGAGCATCCTGTCGGGTGCCGTGGCCGTGCACGGACCGGGCGTGAGGCTCGTCGTGAACGACGCCAAGGAAGCCAGCACCGGCGGGGACGGCACCAATCCGCGGGAGACCTCGGGATTCTCCGACACCGGACGTGTCCGGGACCGTGACATGCAGCGCGTCGTGAACGGTCTGTGGGAGTCGGGTGCCGAGGCCATCTCCGTCAACGGACAGCGGCTGACCGCTCTCTCGGCCATCAGGGCCGCCGGTGACGCGATACTGGTCGACAACAAGCCGCTCGTGCCGCCGTACACGGTGCTGGCGGTGGGGGACGGCCAGCGGCTCAGCACCAGGTTCCAGAACAGTGCCGACGGGCTGTATCTGCATGCCCTGCAGGAGAACTACGGCATCCGGACCAGCATTTCAGCCGAGGGCGACGTCCGGTTGTCCGCCGCACCGAGTGTGATCGTACGTACAGCAGAGCCGAGCACAGAGAAGGGCACACCGTGATCGCCGTACTGGGCCTCGTCGTGGGAGTCGTGGCTGGATTGTTGGTCCGGCCCGAGGTTCCGGCGGTTGTCGAGCCTTACCTCCCGATCGCCGTTGTGGCGGCGCTCGACGCCGTCTTCGGCGGTCTGCGCGCGATGCTCGACGGCATCTTCGACGACAAGGT
This genomic interval carries:
- a CDS encoding small basic family protein, whose protein sequence is MIAVLGLVVGVVAGLLVRPEVPAVVEPYLPIAVVAALDAVFGGLRAMLDGIFDDKVFVVSFLSNVVVAALIVFLGDKLGVGAQLSTGVVVVLGIRIFSNAAAIRRHVFRA
- a CDS encoding DUF881 domain-containing protein, producing the protein MCGMPQQPPVRSSAPRPSRPDASMSLLTNVMDHSLDEGYAEAAARREAEGVGGMPKTVRAKLGLAAGLVLAALVVTVGAANARIAAPVVAKERQELIDRVGRETSAADKLESGVDTLRADVSARQRAALKKDGGGQADLVSILSGAVAVHGPGVRLVVNDAKEASTGGDGTNPRETSGFSDTGRVRDRDMQRVVNGLWESGAEAISVNGQRLTALSAIRAAGDAILVDNKPLVPPYTVLAVGDGQRLSTRFQNSADGLYLHALQENYGIRTSISAEGDVRLSAAPSVIVRTAEPSTEKGTP
- a CDS encoding mannose-1-phosphate guanyltransferase, with the protein product MKAVVMAGGEGTRLRPMTSSMPKPLLPVVNRPIMEHVLRLLKRHGLSETVVTVQFLASMVKNYFGDGEELGMELTYANEEKPLGTAGSVKNAEEALKDDAFLVISGDALTDFDLTELINFHKEKGALVTVCLTRVPNPLEFGITIVDEEGKVERFLEKPTWGQVFSDTVNTGIYVMEPEVFDYVDADVSVDWSGDVFPQLMKEGKPVYGYIAEGYWEDVGTHESYVKAQADVLEGKVDVELDGFEISPGVWVAEGAEVHPDAVLRGPLYIGDYAKVEANAEIREHTVVGSNVVVKNGAFLHRAVVHDNVYIGQHSNLRGCVVGKNTDIMRAARIEDGAVIGDECLVGEESIIQGNVRVYPFKTIEAGAFVNTSVIWESRGQAHLFGARGVSGILNVEITPELVVRLAGAYATTLKKGSTVTTARDHSRGARALKRAVISALQTSAIDVRDLENVPLPVARQQTARGSAGGIMIRTTPGVPDSVDIMFFDGQGADLSQGGQRKLDRVFARQEYRRAFPGEIGDLHFPASVFDSYTGSLLRNVDTTGIADSGLKVVVDASNGSAGLVLPSLLGKLGVDSLVINPGLDESRPTETVETRRAGLVRLGEIVASARAAFGVRFDPVGERLSLVDEKGRIVEDDRALLVMLDLVAAERRSGRVALPVTTTRIAEQVAAYHGTQVEWTTTSPDDLTRVGREESTIFGGDARGGFIIPEFSGVFDGAAAFVRLIGLVARTQLTLSQIDARIPRAHVLKRDLATPWAVKGLVMRRVVEEAGDRFVDTTDGVRVVETDGRWVMVLPDPAEAVTHLWAEGPDDASAEALLDEWSAVVDSAGR